In the genome of Streptomyces sp. Q6, the window CGGGACGGCGGAGCCCCGCACCGCCGACGCCGAGGAGGCGGGGGACGGCGAGGTCCGCGCGCCGGGCGAGGAGCCGCCCGAGCAGCCGGTGAGCAGCCCGCCGGCCACCGCGCCCGCCGACACCAGGGCGCGCCGCCTGCTGAACCGCGTCCGCAGGTACTCGTACTGCTCGGGCATGCTCATCCGCCGCGCGAGCCGCTCGGGTATGCCGACGTCGGGGACGGGGGACTCGGGGGGTGTCCCACCGAAAGGCACAGTCATGAGGGAGAAGTTCCCAGTGGATCCCAACTCCCGCCATACCCACGGGTGAACAGCAGGCGACCGTGCGGGAGCCCGCCCGGACCTGCTGTCCGTATCGTGGACATCGTGTGTCATCCCATGGGACACGGAGTACGGTGCTGTGCATGTCGGCAAGCTCTCGCATCCTCAATCTCGCAGTGATCCCTGGTGACGGCATCGGCCAGGAGGTCGTGGCCCAGGGACTCAAGGTCCTCTCCGCCGTCCTTCCGCAGGATGTGAAGCTGGAGACCGAGGACTACGACTTCGGCGCCAAGCGGTACCACGCGACCGGTGAGACGCTCACCGACGCCGACCTCGACTCCCTCAAGAAGCACGACGCGATCCTGCTCGGCGCCATCGGCGACCCGTCGGTCCCGTCCGGCGTCCTGGAGCGCGGCTTCCTGCTGAAGCTCCGCTTCGCCTTCGACCACCACGTCAACCTGCGTCCGTCGAAGCTCCTTCCGGGTGTCTCGACCCCGCTGGCCGGCCAGCCGGAGATCGACTTCGTCGTCGTCCGCGAGGGCACCGAGGGTCCGTACACCGGCAACGGCGGCACGATCCGCAAGGGCACGCCGCACGAGGTCGCCACCGAGGTCTCCGTCAACACCGCGTTCGGTGTGGAGCGTGTGGTCCGTGACGCGTTCGCCCGCGCCCAGGCCCGCCCCCGCAAGAAGCTCACGCTGGTCCACAAGAACAACGTGCTGACCTTCGCGGGCCACCTCTGGACCAACATCTTCCACCAGGTCGCCGCGGAGTTCCCCGAGGTCACCACCGACTACATCCACGTCGACGCCGCGACGATCTACCTCGTCACCGACCCGGCCCGCTTCGACGTGATCGTCACCGACAACCTCTTCGGCGACATCATCACCGACCTCGCCGCGGCCGTCTCCGGCGGCATCGGCGTCGCGGCCTCCGGGAACATCAACCCGAGCCGTGAGTTCCCCTCGATGTTCGAGCCCGTCCACGGCTCGGCGCCGGACATCGCGGGCCAGGGCAAGGCGGACCCGACCGCCACGGTCCTCTCCGTCGCCCTCCTCCTGCGTCACCTCGGCTACGAGTCCGAGGCCGCGCGCATCGAGACCGCCGTCTCCGCCGACCTCGGCGAGCGCGGCGACTCCGTGCGCTCGACCGACGAGATCGGCGACGCGCTCGTCGCCCGAGTAGTAGCCGGCTGACCCGGCGCGCACGCACGTAAGAGAAGCCGCCGGGTCGCAACAGCAACCCGGCGGCTTCTCCTCTGCGGCCCCGGGGTGCCACCATCAACCCGGGCCGCATTGCACCTCGCCCTCATCGGGGCTGTTTCGAGCACCCCTCTCCGCGCGCGATAATCGAACGCGGGGCCGCGATGTACGTGGAAGCTCGGACGTCCTAGTACAAGGAGTGCAGGCGTGAACGCGGTCCGTCACAACCAACGGTGAAGGACACGCAACCATGACGACGCCCACGATCGAGCTCAAGCCCTCCTCGACCCCGCTGTCCGCCGCGGAGCGCGAGGCGATCCTGGCCAACCCCGGATTCGGCCGCCACTTCACCGACCACATGGTCACCGTCAAGTGGACCGAAGGACGCGGCTGGCACGACGGGCAGCTCGTGCCCTACGGCCCGCTCTCCCTCGACCCGGCGACGAACGTCCTGCACTACGCACAGGAGATCTTCGAGGGCCTCAAGGCCTACCGGCAGCCCGACGGCACGGTGGCCACGTTCCGCCCCGACATGAACGCCAAGCGCTTCCAGCACTCGGCCTGGCGCCTCGGTATGCCCGAGCTGCCGGTCGAGACGTTCATCGAGGCCTGTGACCTCCTGGTCCAGCAGGACAAGGACTGGGTCCCCGCGCACGGTGGCGAGCAGTCGCTGTACCTGCGCCCGTTCATGATCGCGACCGAGGTCGGTCTGGGTGTGAAGCCCGCCAACGAGTACCTCTTCGTCGTGATCGCCTCGCCCGCCGGCGCGTACTTCTCCGGTGGCGTGAAGCCCGTCTCCATCTGGCTCTCCGAGGACCGCGTGCGCGCCGTCCCCGGCGGCGTCGGCGACGCCAAGACCGGCGGCAACTACGCGGCCTCGCTGCTCGCCCAGGCCGAGGCCGCGGCCAAGGGCTGCGACCAGGTCGCCTACCTGGACGCCGTCGAGCACAAGTGGGTCGAGGA includes:
- a CDS encoding branched-chain amino acid aminotransferase, giving the protein MTTPTIELKPSSTPLSAAEREAILANPGFGRHFTDHMVTVKWTEGRGWHDGQLVPYGPLSLDPATNVLHYAQEIFEGLKAYRQPDGTVATFRPDMNAKRFQHSAWRLGMPELPVETFIEACDLLVQQDKDWVPAHGGEQSLYLRPFMIATEVGLGVKPANEYLFVVIASPAGAYFSGGVKPVSIWLSEDRVRAVPGGVGDAKTGGNYAASLLAQAEAAAKGCDQVAYLDAVEHKWVEELGGMNLYFVYGDKIVTPILTGSLLAGVTRDSLLQVARDLGYKSEEARVSIEQWQADTASGELTEVFACGTAAVITPVGTVKRASAEWQQSGGEAGEVTMKLREALLDIQRGTSEDTHGWMHRLG
- a CDS encoding 3-isopropylmalate dehydrogenase, whose protein sequence is MSASSRILNLAVIPGDGIGQEVVAQGLKVLSAVLPQDVKLETEDYDFGAKRYHATGETLTDADLDSLKKHDAILLGAIGDPSVPSGVLERGFLLKLRFAFDHHVNLRPSKLLPGVSTPLAGQPEIDFVVVREGTEGPYTGNGGTIRKGTPHEVATEVSVNTAFGVERVVRDAFARAQARPRKKLTLVHKNNVLTFAGHLWTNIFHQVAAEFPEVTTDYIHVDAATIYLVTDPARFDVIVTDNLFGDIITDLAAAVSGGIGVAASGNINPSREFPSMFEPVHGSAPDIAGQGKADPTATVLSVALLLRHLGYESEAARIETAVSADLGERGDSVRSTDEIGDALVARVVAG